A DNA window from Paenibacillus sp. HWE-109 contains the following coding sequences:
- a CDS encoding HAD family hydrolase, whose amino-acid sequence MEPIKAIIFDLDNTLLWDEQSIQEAFQATCLLANERVGVDALSLEYAVHEISEQLFAQMTCYEFAKMIEVTHLEALWGRFDASQHPTFRELEELAPLYQRNVWTQSLLQQGIDDPALGQVLAVRFAQERRERPLVYEATFEVLDALHPNYKLLLLTNGAPDLQQEKVDSIPGLADYFDHILISGTFGQGKPAPAIFEHALKLLNVTSAEALMVGDNLNTDIIGALQAGLRSVWINHHQRIAPAHQIPTHEISSLRELLAILQA is encoded by the coding sequence ATGGAACCCATCAAAGCCATTATTTTCGATCTAGACAATACGTTACTTTGGGATGAGCAAAGCATTCAAGAAGCCTTTCAAGCTACCTGCTTGTTAGCCAACGAAAGGGTGGGCGTGGATGCCCTTTCTCTTGAATATGCCGTTCACGAAATTTCCGAGCAACTGTTCGCTCAAATGACCTGTTATGAATTTGCCAAAATGATTGAAGTCACACATTTGGAAGCACTGTGGGGACGCTTTGATGCAAGCCAGCATCCGACTTTCAGGGAACTGGAAGAGCTTGCTCCTCTCTACCAGAGAAATGTCTGGACTCAAAGCTTGCTCCAACAAGGTATTGATGATCCAGCATTAGGACAAGTGCTTGCTGTGCGCTTCGCTCAAGAGCGCAGAGAGCGTCCACTGGTGTACGAGGCTACTTTCGAGGTGCTGGATGCTTTGCATCCAAACTACAAACTCCTGCTGCTTACCAATGGAGCGCCTGACCTACAGCAGGAGAAAGTAGATAGTATTCCTGGATTAGCGGATTATTTCGATCATATCCTCATTTCAGGCACGTTTGGTCAAGGAAAGCCGGCGCCTGCTATTTTCGAACATGCCCTGAAGCTGCTGAATGTTACCTCAGCAGAAGCGCTGATGGTCGGTGATAATTTGAACACTGATATTATAGGCGCTTTGCAGGCAGGCTTGCGCAGCGTTTGGATCAATCATCATCAACGGATAGCGCCTGCTCACCAAATTCCGACTCATGAAATTTCCTCCTTGCGCGAATTGCTGGCCATCCTTCAGGCGTAG
- a CDS encoding DUF975 family protein has protein sequence MYWTRKELKTRAKDVLRTTYWKAFLVSLVLAVLSGGVSSCSFNSSGGTSLSVPGITESWSDVAESSVLAMVIIGFIVLALIIGLLSIAFQIFVVAPFEVGVKQYFKQAAQGDVNMNYLIYSFSKGNYLAVVKAMLWKNFLTFLWYLLLIIPGIVKTYAYEMVPYLLGDNPQIGTKRAVQLSNQMMKGHKWKMFVLDVSFIGWYLLGTLALGIGVLFVMPYYNATKAELYLVLRQQALHDGLTTDKELNAFV, from the coding sequence GTGTATTGGACTCGGAAAGAGCTAAAAACGCGGGCAAAGGATGTACTTCGAACAACGTACTGGAAAGCATTTCTGGTCAGCTTAGTTCTAGCTGTACTTAGTGGTGGCGTTTCCAGCTGCTCGTTTAATTCAAGTGGCGGTACATCTTTAAGTGTGCCGGGTATTACTGAGTCATGGAGCGATGTCGCGGAGAGCTCCGTACTGGCAATGGTGATTATTGGCTTTATCGTTTTGGCACTTATTATTGGATTATTGAGTATAGCTTTTCAGATTTTTGTAGTGGCTCCATTCGAAGTGGGGGTAAAGCAGTATTTTAAACAGGCTGCGCAGGGCGATGTCAATATGAATTACCTTATTTATTCGTTTAGCAAAGGGAACTATCTGGCTGTCGTCAAAGCGATGCTGTGGAAAAACTTCCTTACCTTTCTGTGGTACTTGCTGCTCATCATTCCGGGAATTGTCAAGACGTATGCGTACGAAATGGTTCCCTATCTGCTTGGCGATAATCCTCAGATTGGTACGAAAAGAGCCGTACAGTTAAGCAATCAGATGATGAAAGGTCACAAATGGAAGATGTTCGTTCTGGATGTTTCATTCATTGGCTGGTACTTACTCGGCACGCTGGCTTTAGGCATCGGTGTACTGTTCGTAATGCCATACTACAACGCGACTAAGGCAGAACTATACTTGGTTCTTCGCCAGCAAGCCTTACATGATGGGTTGACTACGGATAAGGAATTGAATGCATTTGTATAA
- a CDS encoding TetR/AcrR family transcriptional regulator, producing the protein MKKQPQITEKTRQRLVEVFCELYSQKPIEKISIQEIANMSGYNRSTFYQYFTDIYELLDSVENDLLNDMKKELANKELSMHTVQDSLYCLDKREHLLVLNALLGDYGSARFLKRLKKEITLDQLELNVPQNHSLTPYFIEFYLTTSLSLFRLWLQRQQDLSSEEFFKLVENLYSRGITPYFEE; encoded by the coding sequence ATGAAAAAGCAACCCCAAATAACGGAGAAAACAAGACAAAGGCTTGTAGAAGTTTTTTGTGAGTTATATAGCCAAAAGCCGATTGAGAAAATTTCGATTCAGGAAATTGCGAATATGTCAGGATATAACCGCAGCACCTTTTATCAATATTTTACGGACATATACGAATTGTTAGACTCTGTTGAAAATGACTTATTGAATGACATGAAAAAAGAATTGGCGAATAAAGAGCTATCGATGCATACGGTTCAAGATTCGCTCTATTGTCTGGACAAAAGAGAACATCTCCTGGTTCTTAATGCCCTTTTGGGTGATTATGGAAGTGCCCGTTTTTTAAAACGCTTAAAAAAAGAAATCACTTTGGATCAATTAGAATTAAACGTTCCGCAAAACCATTCCTTAACGCCATACTTCATTGAGTTTTACCTGACAACTTCCCTTTCTTTATTTCGTCTTTGGCTCCAGCGTCAACAGGATTTATCGTCAGAAGAATTTTTTAAGTTAGTTGAGAACCTATATTCAAGAGGGATTACACCCTATTTTGAAGAGTGA
- a CDS encoding ketopantoate reductase family protein, whose protein sequence is MSAKQDRILIFGAGVIGSIYAIKLIEAGFDVSLFAHSNRYKSLRENGLQYKEKGTVRSIQVNVIDTLENDDVYDFIFVTVRYDRSESALLALKDNQSKHIVTMTSNSIGFSAWLDIVGDRLIPAFPGFGGQIKDGVLHARSLPKIIVATAFGEINGVVTERVENLAKLFKTAKLPYVIKKDMQAYLITHSVSDIAMLSVLYAENTIIDNKTARTRTTARKITVTLKAYLKAIQKAGVSIDPPMLKMVLKFPNLFLDLFFMTWLRTKMVRDMMLPDYANNANNEIVQLSNDLMKFLSQSDIKSEIHVK, encoded by the coding sequence ATGTCAGCAAAACAAGATAGAATTTTAATTTTTGGTGCAGGTGTCATCGGGAGCATTTACGCAATCAAGCTTATTGAAGCAGGGTTTGACGTTAGCTTGTTTGCACATTCTAATAGATATAAATCATTAAGAGAAAATGGCCTGCAATATAAAGAAAAAGGCACAGTTAGATCGATACAAGTGAATGTCATTGATACGCTCGAAAATGACGATGTATACGATTTTATTTTCGTTACCGTTCGTTATGATCGGTCCGAATCAGCGTTGTTAGCGCTAAAAGATAATCAAAGCAAACATATAGTTACGATGACTAGTAATTCAATTGGATTTTCTGCGTGGCTGGATATCGTAGGGGATAGACTTATACCGGCTTTTCCCGGCTTCGGCGGACAGATTAAAGACGGAGTATTGCATGCTCGATCTCTACCAAAGATTATAGTGGCAACTGCATTTGGAGAAATTAATGGTGTAGTGACAGAACGCGTAGAAAACCTCGCAAAATTATTTAAAACAGCAAAGCTTCCCTACGTTATTAAAAAGGATATGCAAGCGTATCTTATCACACATTCCGTATCAGACATTGCCATGTTGAGCGTTTTGTATGCTGAGAATACGATAATTGACAATAAAACAGCCAGAACCAGAACGACGGCACGCAAAATAACAGTCACTTTAAAAGCGTATCTAAAGGCAATACAAAAAGCTGGCGTTTCAATTGATCCGCCAATGCTTAAAATGGTGCTTAAATTCCCAAACTTATTTTTGGATCTTTTCTTTATGACATGGCTGCGAACTAAAATGGTTAGGGATATGATGTTGCCGGATTATGCGAATAATGCTAACAATGAGATTGTGCAGCTGAGCAATGATTTAATGAAATTTTTAAGTCAAAGTGATATCAAATCGGAAATACATGTTAAGTAA
- a CDS encoding phytanoyl-CoA dioxygenase family protein gives MITPKDVQFYKDNGYLLVKGVFNQQEVEEMRKAVEGIILRAAQSKADYNSAWQGDFLPPQELKKLVLKGFHDVHYHDASFMRAVIHPNMTAVLTQIIGPNVQLHHSKMLVKPPENGAAFPMHQDYPYFPHEKHTMLAASVHLDHADEENGCLRVIPGSHQVGSLPHVGSYFLNHKEYPITEGKPCVAEAGDVLFFNYLTIHGSEVNRSTRTRRNVLFQYREASDFPTENTHFDWGMGLMVSGENPNFTKVKPDFKII, from the coding sequence ATGATCACACCGAAAGATGTACAATTTTATAAAGATAATGGCTACTTGCTAGTGAAAGGTGTATTCAATCAGCAAGAAGTGGAAGAGATGAGAAAAGCCGTAGAAGGAATCATTTTACGTGCTGCGCAGTCAAAAGCCGATTATAATTCAGCATGGCAAGGGGACTTCCTGCCTCCTCAAGAGCTGAAGAAGCTTGTCTTAAAAGGTTTTCATGATGTACATTATCATGATGCGTCCTTCATGCGAGCCGTCATTCATCCGAATATGACCGCTGTGCTGACGCAGATTATTGGACCTAATGTCCAATTGCACCATTCCAAGATGCTGGTAAAGCCACCGGAAAACGGCGCTGCATTCCCGATGCATCAAGATTATCCTTACTTTCCGCATGAGAAGCATACGATGCTCGCGGCAAGTGTGCATCTGGACCATGCAGATGAGGAGAACGGATGTTTACGCGTTATTCCGGGCTCGCATCAGGTAGGGTCCCTGCCGCACGTCGGTTCTTATTTTTTGAATCATAAGGAATATCCGATTACAGAGGGGAAGCCGTGTGTTGCTGAAGCTGGGGACGTGTTGTTTTTTAATTATTTGACGATTCATGGTTCTGAGGTCAATCGAAGTACAAGAACAAGAAGGAACGTTCTATTCCAATATCGGGAAGCAAGTGATTTTCCGACAGAAAATACGCATTTTGATTGGGGAATGGGATTAATGGTCAGCGGAGAGAATCCAAATTTCACGAAAGTGAAGCCTGATTTTAAAATTATTTAA
- a CDS encoding AraC family transcriptional regulator, with product MYRWKETASMLNETAALLTGSDACFNIQYWGVDECLLENQPHKHSFFEVCYILGGEGEYTDADQHFALQAGTLFCSRPGIQHQIRTQLGLSIVFVAFELDDSQSNEAMGEAYRHLMDHAEVCIHEGNDHPTALLWKSLLLRNDRNSLPSSAVSSTAYALLISFLSLFGREYRIPFIARKNTSMLLQRAKLYIRDNLSQPLHLGHVANYLNVSERHLSRLFSAGIHETYTDFIRSERVRQAAHLLLTSELSIKEIAERTGFSSVHYFSRTFMEEKKLPPGKFRHQEWQGRSL from the coding sequence ATGTATCGTTGGAAAGAAACGGCTTCCATGTTGAATGAAACGGCTGCGCTCCTAACTGGCTCTGACGCTTGTTTCAACATTCAATACTGGGGTGTGGATGAGTGTTTGCTCGAAAACCAACCTCATAAACACTCCTTCTTTGAAGTTTGCTACATTCTCGGCGGGGAAGGTGAGTACACGGATGCGGACCAACATTTTGCCTTGCAAGCAGGCACGCTCTTTTGTTCAAGGCCAGGCATTCAACATCAAATTCGTACACAACTAGGACTCTCCATTGTTTTTGTAGCTTTTGAATTGGATGATTCACAAAGTAACGAAGCTATGGGAGAGGCTTACCGTCATCTCATGGATCATGCCGAAGTCTGCATCCATGAGGGGAATGATCATCCTACAGCCCTATTATGGAAGTCGCTCCTCCTGCGGAATGATAGGAACAGTCTTCCTTCTTCTGCTGTTAGTTCTACTGCCTATGCACTGTTGATCTCTTTCCTGAGCTTATTTGGCAGGGAATATCGTATACCTTTCATTGCTCGCAAAAATACGAGTATGCTTCTACAACGAGCTAAATTATATATCCGCGACAATTTATCGCAGCCTCTGCATCTAGGTCATGTCGCCAATTATCTCAACGTGTCTGAGCGTCATCTCTCCCGTTTGTTCTCAGCAGGTATCCATGAAACCTATACCGATTTCATTCGCAGTGAGCGGGTACGACAAGCAGCCCACTTGCTGCTGACAAGTGAGCTTTCCATTAAAGAAATTGCCGAGAGGACCGGCTTTTCTTCTGTTCATTATTTTTCTCGGACTTTTATGGAAGAAAAAAAGCTGCCACCTGGCAAATTCCGTCATCAGGAATGGCAAGGAAGATCATTATGA